In Thermoanaerobaculia bacterium, a single genomic region encodes these proteins:
- a CDS encoding efflux RND transporter permease subunit — protein sequence EAVASVDKLARQVLPATISTSFQGTAQAFQSSFQGLGMLLLMAILVIYMVLGILYESFIHPLTILSALPFAGFGALVTLLLFHTELSIYAFVGIIMLVGIVKKNGIMMIDFAIEAQRKEHKSSADAMYEACLVRFRPIMMTTMAALVGTLPIALGWGAGAEARRPLGLSVVGGLVFSQLLTLYVTPVFYISMEKMRHRFERPRRRPESRRELGEPEPAAPTRGAAAGMLRLRD from the coding sequence GCGAGGCGGTGGCATCGGTCGACAAGCTCGCCAGGCAGGTGCTGCCCGCCACGATCAGCACGAGCTTCCAGGGCACCGCCCAGGCGTTCCAGTCGTCGTTCCAGGGGCTCGGCATGCTGCTTCTCATGGCGATCCTGGTGATCTACATGGTGCTGGGAATCCTGTACGAGAGCTTCATCCACCCGCTGACGATCCTCTCCGCCCTGCCGTTCGCCGGCTTCGGCGCGCTCGTGACGCTCCTCCTGTTCCACACGGAGCTCTCGATCTACGCCTTCGTCGGGATCATCATGCTCGTCGGGATCGTGAAGAAGAACGGCATCATGATGATCGACTTCGCGATCGAGGCGCAGCGGAAGGAGCACAAGTCGTCGGCCGACGCGATGTACGAGGCGTGCCTCGTACGGTTCCGGCCCATCATGATGACGACGATGGCCGCCCTCGTCGGCACGCTGCCGATCGCGCTCGGCTGGGGCGCCGGCGCCGAGGCGCGGCGGCCACTCGGCCTGTCGGTCGTCGGCGGGCTCGTCTTCTCTCAGCTCCTGACCCTGTACGTGACGCCCGTCTTCTACATCTCCATGGAGAAGATGCGGCACCGGTTCGAGCGGCCGCGGCGCCGCCCGGAGAGCCGCCGGGAGCTCGGGGAGCCGGAGCCGGCGGCGCCGACGCGGGGAGCGGCGGCGGGGATGCTGCGGCTGAGGGATTAG
- a CDS encoding radical SAM protein, translating to MKILLIRPDPGNERFGLGPFFRVEPLGLEYIGAELLRRGHETEIVDARFEPAVARRARRLGPALVGISGMHALEYDQVLAAARAVRRVAPDAFIVAGGHAAAAYSDPLETAELDAICTDDGEEIFPALADALDANRPPATVPGLRLRRGNGWTATGPVEDRPALDAVPLPARELVGRYRNRYHCLLFKPVWLIETARGCPFRCSFCSVWQLYGRSFRERAIGTVADDFESAGENVFVVDDLFWNHPDRSRALARELKRRGVRKRWMLVQTRTDLVCRHPDLLTEWRPLAKDFDIFFGLEAASDSALRGVTKDATANQSVEAARLARGLAFGVTGNFLVDPDWEEEDFRELWDFVATHGFQRAGYTILTPLPGTELFRRAEDRLRGQPWFKFDMSHVLWEPRLGARRFFELYAETWQRSILNTAGEKRWIDWVRQVRPSQVPYLLRVLARTQRMMRPEAYLREHGERSSGSAAVVGGPVIEGA from the coding sequence ATGAAGATCCTGCTGATCCGGCCCGATCCGGGCAACGAGCGATTCGGCCTCGGGCCGTTCTTCCGGGTCGAACCCCTCGGCCTCGAATACATCGGCGCGGAGCTCCTCCGTCGGGGCCACGAGACCGAGATCGTCGACGCGCGCTTCGAGCCCGCCGTCGCCCGCCGCGCGCGGCGCCTCGGGCCCGCGCTCGTCGGGATCTCGGGGATGCACGCGCTCGAATACGACCAGGTGCTCGCCGCCGCGCGGGCCGTCCGCCGGGTCGCTCCCGATGCCTTCATCGTCGCGGGAGGGCACGCCGCGGCGGCGTATTCCGACCCGCTCGAAACCGCCGAGCTCGACGCCATCTGCACCGACGACGGAGAGGAGATCTTCCCGGCGCTCGCGGATGCCCTCGACGCGAACAGGCCGCCCGCGACCGTTCCGGGGCTCCGGCTCCGCCGGGGAAACGGCTGGACGGCGACGGGCCCGGTCGAGGACCGCCCGGCCCTCGATGCGGTGCCCCTTCCGGCGCGGGAGCTCGTGGGCCGCTACCGGAATCGCTATCACTGCCTGCTCTTCAAGCCGGTGTGGCTGATCGAAACCGCCCGCGGCTGCCCGTTCCGGTGCAGCTTCTGCTCGGTCTGGCAGCTGTACGGCAGGAGCTTCCGCGAACGCGCGATCGGAACGGTCGCGGACGACTTCGAGAGCGCGGGCGAGAACGTGTTCGTCGTCGACGACCTGTTCTGGAATCACCCCGACCGGAGCCGCGCCCTCGCGCGCGAGCTCAAGCGCCGAGGCGTCCGGAAGCGGTGGATGCTCGTGCAGACCCGGACCGACCTCGTCTGCCGGCATCCGGATCTCCTGACGGAGTGGCGCCCGCTCGCGAAGGACTTCGACATCTTCTTCGGCCTCGAGGCGGCGAGCGATTCCGCTCTCCGGGGCGTCACGAAGGACGCGACGGCGAATCAGAGCGTCGAAGCCGCCCGGCTCGCGCGCGGGCTGGCGTTCGGCGTCACCGGGAACTTCCTCGTCGACCCGGACTGGGAGGAGGAAGACTTCCGCGAGCTGTGGGACTTCGTCGCGACGCACGGGTTCCAGCGGGCGGGCTACACGATCCTCACGCCGCTTCCCGGCACCGAGCTCTTCCGCCGCGCCGAGGATCGGCTCCGCGGGCAGCCGTGGTTCAAGTTCGACATGAGCCACGTGCTCTGGGAGCCGCGGCTCGGCGCGCGGCGATTCTTCGAGCTCTACGCCGAAACCTGGCAGCGGTCGATCCTGAACACGGCGGGGGAGAAGCGCTGGATCGACTGGGTGCGGCAGGTCCGTCCCTCGCAGGTCCCGTACCTCCTGAGGGTGCTCGCGCGGACCCAGCGCATGATGAGGCCGGAGGCGTACCTGCGGGAGCACGGCGAACGGTCGAGCGGGAGCGCGGCCGTCGTGGGAGGTCCCGTGATCGAGGGGGCTTAG